A stretch of the Massilia varians genome encodes the following:
- a CDS encoding TerC family protein, with protein MEWLMDPSIWVGLLTLVFLEIVLGIDNLIFIAILADKLPPHQRDKARLLGLSLAMAMRLGLLTIVSWLVTLTTPLFSLGSFSFSGRDLILLVGGLFLLFKATVELHERLEGVVHVQSGNKMYAGFAAVVAQIVVLDAVFSLDAVITAVGMVDELWVMMAAVVISIGVMILASKPLTRFVNAHPTVVVLCLSFLLMIGLSLVAEGLGFHIPKGYLYAAIGFSVLIETLNQFARRNFLKNEARLPFRERTADTVLRLLGKPRHALEEAPQEARADDSFAVEERNMVSGVLTLAERSIRSIMTPRAEMSWVNLEQDAATVLQQLRETPHNQLPVCRGDVDRVVGVARTKDLIGALLLHDRIDEADPGLLRQPIFLPDTAGVLRAMDTLKRARGQLVLVADEYGVVQGLLTPIDLLEAIAGEFPDEDEQPAIRAQGVGRWEADGSADLHLLEQVLDSGALVDPEADYSSLAGYLLARFETLPAAGQAIEADGLRFEILAVEDRRILRVAILRLDPQAQDAAG; from the coding sequence ATGGAATGGCTAATGGACCCCTCGATCTGGGTGGGTTTGCTGACCCTGGTGTTCCTGGAAATCGTCCTGGGCATCGACAACCTGATTTTTATCGCGATCCTGGCGGACAAGCTGCCGCCGCACCAGCGCGACAAGGCGCGCCTGCTGGGCCTGTCCCTGGCCATGGCCATGCGCCTCGGCCTGCTGACGATCGTCTCCTGGCTGGTCACCCTGACCACGCCGCTGTTCTCGCTCGGTTCCTTCAGTTTCTCCGGGCGTGACCTGATCCTGCTCGTCGGCGGCCTGTTCCTGCTGTTCAAGGCCACGGTCGAGCTGCACGAGCGCCTCGAAGGCGTGGTCCACGTCCAGTCGGGGAACAAGATGTATGCCGGTTTCGCCGCCGTGGTGGCGCAGATCGTGGTGCTCGACGCCGTGTTCTCGCTCGACGCGGTGATCACGGCGGTGGGCATGGTGGACGAACTGTGGGTCATGATGGCGGCCGTCGTCATCTCGATCGGCGTCATGATCCTGGCCTCCAAGCCGCTGACCCGTTTCGTCAATGCCCACCCGACGGTGGTGGTGCTGTGCCTGAGCTTCCTGCTGATGATCGGCCTGAGCCTGGTCGCCGAGGGGCTGGGCTTCCACATCCCGAAGGGCTACCTGTACGCGGCGATCGGCTTCTCGGTGCTGATCGAAACGCTCAACCAGTTCGCGCGCCGCAACTTCCTGAAGAACGAGGCGCGCCTGCCGTTCCGCGAGCGCACCGCCGACACGGTGCTGCGCCTGCTCGGCAAGCCGCGCCATGCGCTCGAAGAGGCGCCCCAGGAAGCGCGCGCGGACGACAGCTTCGCCGTCGAGGAGCGCAACATGGTCAGCGGCGTGCTGACCCTGGCCGAGCGCTCGATCCGCTCGATCATGACGCCGCGCGCCGAGATGTCTTGGGTGAACCTGGAACAGGACGCGGCCACCGTCCTGCAGCAGCTGCGGGAAACCCCGCACAACCAGCTGCCGGTCTGCCGCGGCGACGTCGACCGGGTGGTGGGCGTGGCCCGTACCAAGGACCTGATCGGGGCGCTGTTGCTCCACGATCGCATCGACGAGGCCGACCCGGGGCTGCTGCGTCAACCAATCTTCCTGCCCGATACCGCCGGCGTGCTGCGCGCCATGGACACGCTCAAGCGCGCGCGCGGCCAGCTGGTGCTGGTGGCCGACGAATACGGCGTGGTCCAGGGTCTGTTGACGCCGATCGACCTGCTGGAGGCGATCGCCGGCGAGTTCCCGGACGAGGACGAGCAGCCGGCGATCCGCGCGCAGGGCGTGGGCCGCTGGGAGGCCGACGGCAGCGCCGACCTGCACCTGCTCGAGCAGGTGCTCGATTCAGGCGCCCTGGTGGACCCGGAGGCCGACTACAGCTCGCTCGCCGGCTACCTGCTGGCGCGCTTCGAAACCCTGCCGGCCGCCGGCCAGGCCATCGAGGCCGACGGACTGCGCTTCGAGATCCTGGCGGTGGAAGACCGGCGCATCCTGCGCGTCGCGATCCTGCGCCTGGACCCGCAGGCGCAGGACGCCGCCGGCTGA
- the htpX gene encoding protease HtpX, giving the protein MKRIVLFLATNLAVVLVLSLSASLLGINRFLTANGLNLPMLLAFAALMGFGGAFISLWLSKPIAKWSTKARVIAQPANATEAWLLNTVEGQARKAGIKMPEVAVYEGEPNAFATGATRNGSLVAVSTGLLASMSQEEVEAVLAHEVAHIANGDMVTLTLVQGVVNTFVVFLARVVGYAVDQMLRKNDSEQSGPGIGYMVTVVVCEILFGILASIIVMYFSRQREFRADRGAAHILGRPQPMIAALRRLGGLAEGELPKNMAAFGISGRGALSLFSSHPPIEARIAALQAQ; this is encoded by the coding sequence ATGAAACGCATTGTCCTGTTCCTCGCCACCAACCTGGCCGTCGTGCTGGTCCTGAGCCTGAGCGCCAGCCTGCTCGGCATCAACCGCTTCCTGACCGCCAACGGCCTGAATCTGCCCATGCTGCTGGCCTTCGCCGCCCTGATGGGCTTTGGCGGCGCCTTCATCTCCCTGTGGCTGTCCAAGCCGATCGCCAAATGGTCGACCAAGGCGCGCGTCATCGCCCAGCCGGCCAACGCCACCGAAGCCTGGCTGCTGAATACTGTGGAGGGGCAGGCGCGCAAGGCCGGCATCAAGATGCCGGAAGTGGCGGTGTACGAGGGCGAGCCGAACGCCTTCGCCACCGGCGCCACCCGCAACGGCTCGCTGGTCGCGGTGTCCACGGGCCTCTTGGCCTCGATGTCGCAGGAAGAAGTGGAAGCCGTGCTGGCGCACGAGGTGGCGCACATCGCCAACGGCGACATGGTCACGCTGACCCTGGTCCAGGGCGTGGTCAACACCTTCGTCGTGTTCCTGGCGCGGGTGGTCGGCTATGCCGTCGACCAGATGCTGCGCAAGAACGACAGCGAGCAGTCGGGGCCGGGCATCGGCTACATGGTGACGGTGGTGGTGTGCGAGATCCTGTTCGGCATCCTGGCCAGCATCATCGTGATGTACTTCTCGCGCCAGCGCGAGTTCCGCGCCGACCGCGGCGCCGCGCACATCCTGGGCCGTCCGCAGCCGATGATCGCGGCGCTGCGCCGCCTGGGCGGCCTGGCCGAAGGGGAGTTGCCGAAGAACATGGCGGCCTTCGGCATTTCCGGCAGGGGCGCGCTGTCGCTGTTCTCCAGCCATCCGCCGATCGAGGCGCGCATCGCGGCATTGCAGGCGCAGTAA
- the yghU gene encoding glutathione-dependent disulfide-bond oxidoreductase, translated as MTDQYVPPTVWTPPASSGGTFANINRPVAGPTHEAALPVGKHPLQLYSLATPNGVKVTIMLEELLALGHSGAEYDAWLIKINEGAQFSSGFVEINPNSKIPALVDRSADAPVRVFESGSILVYLAEKFGAFLPAHGPARAETMNWLFWQMGSAPFVGGGFGHFYAYAPEKLQYPIDRYAMETKRQLDVLERQLADHQFVAGNEYTIADMAIWPWYGGMVRGELYEAGEFLSVHEYKNVRRWADGIAARPAVIRGRKVNRVRGNPDEQVPERHDASDLD; from the coding sequence ATGACCGACCAGTACGTCCCGCCCACTGTCTGGACCCCGCCCGCCTCCTCCGGCGGCACCTTCGCCAACATCAACCGCCCGGTCGCCGGCCCGACCCACGAGGCCGCCCTCCCGGTCGGCAAGCACCCGCTGCAGCTGTATTCGCTGGCCACGCCCAACGGCGTGAAGGTGACCATCATGCTGGAAGAGCTGCTGGCCCTCGGCCACAGCGGCGCCGAGTACGATGCCTGGCTCATCAAGATCAACGAAGGCGCCCAGTTCTCCAGCGGCTTCGTCGAGATCAACCCGAATTCCAAGATCCCGGCCCTGGTCGACCGCAGCGCCGACGCACCGGTGCGCGTGTTCGAATCCGGCTCGATCCTGGTCTACCTGGCCGAGAAGTTCGGCGCCTTTCTGCCGGCACATGGCCCGGCGCGCGCCGAAACCATGAACTGGCTGTTCTGGCAGATGGGCTCGGCGCCTTTCGTGGGCGGCGGCTTCGGCCACTTCTATGCCTACGCGCCGGAAAAGCTGCAGTACCCGATCGACCGCTATGCGATGGAAACCAAGCGCCAGCTCGACGTGCTCGAGCGCCAGCTGGCCGACCACCAGTTTGTGGCCGGCAACGAGTACACGATTGCCGACATGGCGATCTGGCCATGGTATGGCGGCATGGTACGCGGCGAGCTGTACGAGGCCGGCGAATTCCTCTCCGTGCACGAATACAAGAACGTGCGCCGCTGGGCCGACGGGATCGCCGCGCGGCCGGCCGTCATCCGCGGCCGCAAGGTCAACCGGGTGCGCGGCAATCCGGATGAACAGGTTCCCGAACGCCACGACGCTTCCGACCTGGACTGA
- a CDS encoding exopolysaccharide biosynthesis protein, producing the protein MKESLQAEPVFKKLRGMVRSLPPGGITLSELIRRVGNEGLLILTALLTLVFLIPVSIPGVSTVFGAAILLIGISRLFGRELWVPAKLKHRTISTSKLRPALRKALPWLYRIERVCKPNRIGWLVANGSIQHLNNAGLILGAVLLMMPFGLIPFSNTFPAVALLFLAIGLLQRDGVSVLLGHISNLVTILYFALLIGGGGFALRELFHRMAN; encoded by the coding sequence ATGAAAGAATCCCTGCAAGCTGAACCGGTTTTCAAGAAGCTCCGCGGCATGGTCCGCTCCCTGCCGCCTGGCGGCATCACCCTGAGCGAACTGATCCGCCGAGTCGGCAATGAAGGCCTGCTGATCCTGACCGCCCTGCTCACGCTCGTGTTCCTGATTCCGGTGTCGATTCCGGGCGTGAGCACCGTGTTCGGCGCCGCGATCCTGCTGATCGGCATCAGCCGCCTGTTCGGCCGCGAACTGTGGGTCCCGGCAAAACTGAAGCACCGGACGATCTCCACCAGCAAGCTGCGCCCGGCGCTGCGCAAGGCACTGCCCTGGCTGTACCGGATCGAACGTGTGTGCAAGCCCAATCGTATCGGGTGGCTGGTGGCAAACGGTTCGATCCAGCATCTCAACAACGCCGGCCTGATCCTGGGCGCGGTGCTGCTGATGATGCCCTTCGGCCTGATCCCGTTCAGCAATACCTTCCCTGCGGTCGCCCTGCTGTTCCTGGCGATCGGCCTGCTGCAGCGCGACGGCGTCAGCGTACTGCTGGGCCACATCAGCAACCTCGTCACCATCCTGTATTTCGCCCTGCTCATCGGTGGCGGCGGTTTCGCCCTGCGCGAGCTGTTCCACCGCATGGCCAACTGA
- a CDS encoding cell division ATP-binding protein FtsE encodes MIEFQSVSKQYSQDAYALREVSLNIGKGELVYLAGPSGAGKSTLMKMVAAVERPSSGVVTVNGQDIGRLKRAGIPFLRRNLGLIFQHQRLLNDRNILANVMLPLLVTGAPRQQTEQRARAALDKVGLLERARAMPLELSGGEQQRVAVARAIVNRPQIILADEPTANLDRVAADKVLDALRAFNAVGVTCVISTHDEEVLDSAAARVIRLEHGQLVGDTA; translated from the coding sequence ATGATCGAATTCCAGTCCGTCTCCAAACAATATTCCCAGGATGCCTACGCGCTGCGCGAGGTCTCCCTCAACATCGGCAAGGGCGAGCTGGTCTACCTGGCCGGCCCGTCCGGCGCGGGCAAGTCGACCCTGATGAAGATGGTGGCCGCGGTCGAGCGCCCCAGCAGCGGCGTGGTGACCGTCAACGGCCAGGACATCGGCCGCCTCAAGCGGGCCGGCATTCCTTTCCTGCGCCGTAACCTGGGCCTGATCTTCCAGCACCAGCGCCTGCTCAACGACCGCAACATCCTCGCCAACGTGATGCTGCCGCTGCTCGTCACCGGCGCGCCCCGGCAGCAGACCGAGCAGCGCGCCCGGGCCGCCCTCGACAAGGTCGGACTGCTCGAGCGCGCCAGGGCGATGCCGCTCGAACTCTCCGGCGGCGAGCAGCAGCGCGTGGCGGTGGCGCGCGCCATCGTCAACCGGCCGCAGATCATCCTGGCGGACGAGCCGACCGCCAACCTCGACCGCGTGGCCGCCGACAAGGTACTCGACGCGCTGCGCGCCTTCAACGCCGTCGGTGTGACCTGCGTGATCTCGACCCACGACGAAGAGGTGCTCGACAGTGCGGCGGCGCGCGTGATCCGTCTCGAGCACGGCCAACTGGTGGGAGACACCGCATGA
- the rpoH gene encoding RNA polymerase sigma factor RpoH: MSAQSALVPAGSRALGLGFSGNLGNIDAYISAVNRLPMLTHEEEVSLAKSLREKNDLDAAQKLVLSHLRLVVSIARGYLGYGLPHADLIQEGNIGLMKAVKRFDPNQGVRLVSYAMHWIKAEMHEYILKNWRLVKVATTKAQRKLFFNLRSNKQGLDTMTPSQVDELAKMLDVKREEVIEMETRLSGRDIALESPTDDEDDKFAPIAYLSSEQQEPTRVLEAEQRDRLQSEGLETALSKLDPRSRRIVEARWLANDDGSGATLHTLAEEFGVSAERIRQIESAALKKMKGALTAYL, translated from the coding sequence ATGTCCGCACAATCCGCATTGGTTCCGGCCGGCAGTCGTGCTCTGGGACTGGGTTTCTCTGGCAATCTGGGCAACATCGATGCCTACATTTCTGCCGTCAACCGCCTGCCGATGCTGACTCACGAGGAAGAGGTATCGCTGGCGAAGTCGCTGCGCGAAAAGAACGACCTCGACGCCGCGCAGAAGCTGGTGCTCTCGCACCTGCGCCTGGTCGTGTCGATCGCGCGTGGCTACCTCGGCTATGGTCTGCCGCACGCCGACCTGATCCAGGAAGGCAATATCGGCCTCATGAAAGCGGTCAAGCGCTTCGACCCGAACCAGGGCGTGCGTCTCGTTTCGTACGCGATGCACTGGATCAAGGCCGAGATGCACGAATACATCCTGAAGAACTGGCGCCTGGTGAAGGTCGCGACGACCAAGGCCCAGCGCAAGCTGTTCTTCAACCTGCGCAGCAACAAGCAGGGTCTGGACACCATGACCCCGAGCCAGGTCGACGAGCTGGCGAAGATGCTCGACGTCAAGCGCGAAGAAGTGATCGAGATGGAAACCCGCTTGTCGGGCCGCGACATCGCCCTCGAATCGCCGACCGACGACGAAGACGACAAGTTCGCCCCGATCGCCTACCTGTCGTCGGAGCAGCAGGAGCCGACCCGCGTGCTGGAGGCCGAGCAGCGCGACCGCCTGCAGTCCGAAGGCCTGGAGACCGCCCTGTCGAAGCTGGACCCGCGTTCGCGCCGCATCGTCGAAGCGCGCTGGCTGGCCAACGACGACGGCTCGGGCGCCACGCTACACACGCTGGCCGAAGAGTTCGGCGTGTCGGCCGAGCGTATCCGCCAGATCGAATCGGCTGCGCTGAAGAAAATGAAAGGTGCGCTGACGGCTTACCTCTAA
- a CDS encoding bifunctional diguanylate cyclase/phosphodiesterase, with the protein MSIHAAVRTASRTNRYLVVIWPLLALLLCAALWIATVWRAEAERARADSQARKDAGAYAEAYEQYITRSVGQMDQVTMQLKFSWEKGRAHRKDLGLLDELRRDGMFTDAAFGVVAIVDRDGMVQASTRPALLGSDLSAGPYFVQHRNHISTALRIGTAPPHVAGHGEMVLFTRRLDTRDDEFDGIVLMAVDARYFTAFVSPATLGAGGVVALAGSEGRLRAEQHSDGAAFRGARLLPSRAQPWAGERGVRLVQGRDGFADGQARVLGWRQSSAYPLVALVGLSHATALQAAQAAWVDNRNRTIAIGACLLLLGGIGSVLARRAVLREREQEEVQRAYRTATESGNDGFYMAAAVRGRDGGILDFRIVDCNERGAFFYGLTRATLVGSSLSQVDSALFGEALLDTYRKAMETGFHEDDRRLPADNRLNISWGRRRLVRVGNGLAVTLQDISERKAHETQLERLAHEDVLTGLATRHAFLAAMPAILAQARAGEAGLALLFIDLDEFKQVNDTHGHATGDQLLKSAAQRLLSLLRPTDRVARFGGDEFLVLLHPCEGERQAASVAARIVEAFGVPFLIGDELHAVGASIGISMFPRDGQDAETLVRHSDIAMYAGKNEGKGQYRFFDPALSNGLNARARLKQRMLEAIEHDQFLLHYQPRVDARSGELLSMEALVRWRHPELGLVAPSEFIPLAESTGLIRNIGEIVIDKACAQLAAWREAGAQLVPVSINVSPRQFLRGGVQRQLSCAMARHRVPASLIEIEITESAMMGDHDEILAELAALRALGVKLHVDDFGTGYSSLSQLQRLKMDVLKVDRAFTTELGNSKEGRVFFQAIVSMAHALGMSVVAEGVETEEQLDILRGLDCNEVQGYYIARPVPAGEMLQMMGRRFLLEHAAAPASLAPEVVSF; encoded by the coding sequence ATGAGCATCCACGCCGCCGTCCGCACCGCTTCGCGCACCAACCGTTATCTCGTCGTCATCTGGCCGCTGCTTGCGCTGCTGCTGTGCGCGGCGCTGTGGATCGCCACCGTATGGCGCGCCGAGGCCGAGCGCGCGCGCGCGGACAGCCAGGCGCGCAAGGACGCCGGCGCCTATGCCGAGGCCTACGAGCAGTACATCACGCGCTCGGTCGGGCAGATGGACCAGGTCACGATGCAGCTGAAGTTCAGCTGGGAGAAGGGACGGGCGCACCGGAAAGACCTTGGCCTGCTCGACGAGCTGCGCCGCGACGGCATGTTCACCGACGCCGCCTTCGGCGTGGTGGCGATCGTCGACCGCGACGGCATGGTGCAGGCCTCGACCCGGCCCGCGCTGCTCGGCAGCGACCTGTCCGCCGGACCTTACTTCGTGCAGCATCGCAACCACATCTCCACCGCCCTGCGCATCGGCACAGCGCCGCCGCATGTCGCCGGGCACGGCGAGATGGTGCTGTTCACGCGCCGCCTCGACACCCGCGACGACGAATTCGACGGCATCGTGCTGATGGCGGTCGATGCGCGCTACTTCACCGCCTTCGTCAGCCCGGCCACGCTGGGCGCGGGCGGCGTGGTGGCGCTGGCTGGCAGCGAGGGGCGGCTGCGCGCCGAGCAGCACAGCGACGGCGCCGCCTTCCGCGGCGCCAGGCTGCTGCCCTCGCGCGCGCAGCCGTGGGCGGGCGAGCGCGGCGTGCGCCTGGTGCAGGGACGGGACGGTTTCGCCGACGGCCAGGCGCGCGTGCTCGGCTGGCGCCAATCGAGCGCCTATCCGTTGGTGGCCCTGGTCGGCCTGTCGCACGCGACTGCCCTGCAGGCGGCGCAGGCGGCCTGGGTCGACAACCGCAACCGGACCATCGCCATCGGCGCCTGCCTGCTGCTGCTGGGGGGCATCGGTTCGGTGCTGGCGCGCCGCGCCGTGCTGCGCGAGCGCGAGCAGGAAGAAGTGCAGCGCGCCTACCGCACCGCCACCGAAAGCGGCAACGACGGCTTCTACATGGCCGCCGCCGTGCGCGGCCGCGATGGCGGCATCCTGGACTTCCGCATCGTCGACTGCAACGAGCGCGGCGCCTTCTTCTACGGCCTGACGCGCGCCACCCTGGTGGGCAGCAGTCTGTCGCAGGTCGACAGCGCCCTGTTCGGGGAAGCGCTGCTCGACACCTACCGCAAGGCGATGGAGACCGGCTTTCACGAGGACGACCGCCGCCTGCCGGCGGACAACCGCCTGAACATCAGCTGGGGACGCCGGCGCCTGGTGCGGGTCGGGAACGGGCTGGCGGTGACGCTGCAGGACATCAGCGAGCGCAAGGCCCACGAGACCCAGCTCGAGCGCCTGGCCCACGAGGACGTGCTGACCGGCCTGGCCACGCGCCACGCCTTCCTGGCGGCGATGCCGGCGATCCTGGCGCAGGCGCGCGCCGGCGAAGCCGGCCTGGCCCTGCTGTTCATCGACCTCGACGAATTCAAGCAGGTCAACGACACCCATGGCCACGCGACCGGCGACCAGCTGCTCAAGAGCGCGGCCCAGCGCCTGCTGTCGCTGCTGCGCCCCACCGACCGGGTGGCGCGCTTCGGCGGCGACGAGTTCCTGGTGCTGCTGCATCCCTGCGAGGGCGAGCGCCAGGCCGCCTCGGTGGCGGCGCGCATCGTCGAGGCCTTCGGCGTGCCTTTCCTGATCGGCGACGAGCTGCATGCGGTGGGCGCCTCGATCGGCATCAGTATGTTCCCGCGCGACGGCCAGGACGCCGAGACCCTGGTACGCCACAGCGACATCGCGATGTACGCCGGGAAAAACGAGGGCAAGGGCCAGTACCGCTTCTTCGATCCGGCGCTGTCGAACGGCCTGAACGCGCGCGCGCGCCTGAAGCAGCGCATGCTGGAAGCGATCGAGCACGACCAGTTCCTGCTGCACTACCAGCCGCGCGTGGACGCCCGCAGCGGCGAGCTGCTGAGCATGGAGGCGCTGGTGCGCTGGCGCCATCCTGAACTGGGCCTGGTGGCACCTAGCGAGTTCATCCCGCTGGCGGAAAGCACCGGCCTGATCCGCAACATCGGCGAGATCGTGATCGACAAGGCCTGCGCCCAGCTGGCCGCCTGGCGCGAGGCGGGAGCCCAGCTGGTGCCGGTCTCGATCAACGTCTCGCCCAGGCAGTTCCTGCGCGGCGGCGTGCAGCGCCAGCTGAGCTGCGCGATGGCGCGCCACCGCGTGCCGGCCAGCCTGATCGAGATCGAGATCACCGAGTCGGCGATGATGGGCGACCACGACGAGATCCTGGCCGAACTGGCCGCGCTGCGCGCCCTCGGCGTCAAGCTGCACGTGGACGATTTCGGCACCGGCTACTCCTCGCTGTCGCAGCTGCAGCGCCTGAAAATGGACGTGCTAAAGGTGGACCGCGCCTTCACCACGGAACTGGGCAACTCGAAGGAGGGCAGGGTGTTCTTCCAGGCGATCGTGTCGATGGCCCACGCGCTCGGCATGTCCGTGGTGGCCGAAGGCGTCGAGACCGAAGAGCAGCTCGACATCCTGCGCGGCCTGGACTGCAACGAGGTGCAGGGCTATTACATCGCGCGTCCGGTGCCGGCCGGCGAGATGTTGCAGATGATGGGGCGGCGCTTCCTGTTGGAGCACGCAGCGGCGCCCGCGTCGCTTGCGCCGGAGGTTGTTTCCTTCTAG
- a CDS encoding GNAT family N-acetyltransferase translates to MDQVLDIWLGASIQAHAFIDEQFWRAQRDAMRSVYLPAASSFVFEREGAIAGFYSLYGDALAALFVHPDSQGAGIGSLLVAHAKSGRDRLELAVYSANRAAHRFYERHGFVAVDERLDAHTGHPETLMRWPASP, encoded by the coding sequence ATGGATCAGGTGCTGGACATCTGGCTGGGTGCGTCGATCCAGGCGCACGCTTTCATCGACGAACAATTCTGGCGCGCCCAGCGCGACGCCATGCGCAGCGTGTATCTGCCCGCGGCCAGTTCATTTGTGTTCGAACGGGAGGGCGCGATAGCCGGCTTCTACAGTCTGTACGGCGACGCCCTGGCCGCGCTGTTCGTGCATCCGGACAGCCAGGGCGCGGGCATCGGCAGCCTGCTCGTCGCCCACGCCAAGAGCGGCCGCGACAGGCTCGAACTGGCCGTGTACTCGGCCAATCGTGCCGCGCACCGCTTCTATGAAAGGCACGGCTTCGTCGCCGTCGACGAACGCCTGGACGCGCACACCGGGCATCCGGAAACCCTGATGCGCTGGCCGGCCTCACCATGA
- the ftsX gene encoding permease-like cell division protein FtsX codes for MSPWVRQHRFALGAALSTIRKGPGSFLFNVLVVAFALMLPFAGITLLDNVRPLSEQLSVDPEISVFMKLEATREDAAALQPRIKALAAASGKADLDFIPREQALAAMKSGSGLGDVIDTLGENPLPDSFRLRLDGSSAAGQVDALTEQLRALPGVDVVQVDSAWIKRLAAMLAILHLALLLLALTLGVVVIAVVFNTIRLQVLTQKEEISVSKLLGATDNFIHRPFYYTGGLLGLCAGVVALGAVALSLRPLNGAIADFAKLYASEFQLVPLGVLESTGVLAISAGLGLIGAMLSVQRHLARVR; via the coding sequence ATGAGCCCCTGGGTCCGCCAACACCGTTTCGCCCTCGGCGCCGCCCTGTCCACCATCCGCAAGGGACCGGGCAGCTTCCTGTTCAACGTGCTGGTCGTCGCGTTCGCGCTGATGCTGCCGTTCGCCGGCATCACCCTGCTCGACAACGTGCGTCCGCTGTCCGAACAGCTCTCGGTCGATCCCGAGATCAGCGTCTTCATGAAGCTCGAGGCGACGCGCGAGGACGCGGCCGCCCTGCAGCCGCGCATCAAGGCACTCGCCGCCGCCAGCGGCAAGGCCGACCTCGACTTCATCCCGCGCGAGCAGGCGCTGGCCGCGATGAAGTCCGGGAGCGGCCTGGGCGACGTGATCGACACGCTGGGCGAAAACCCGCTGCCGGACAGCTTCAGGCTGCGCCTGGACGGCAGCAGCGCGGCCGGCCAGGTCGACGCGCTCACCGAACAGCTGCGCGCCCTGCCGGGCGTGGATGTGGTGCAGGTCGATTCGGCCTGGATCAAGCGCCTGGCCGCCATGCTCGCCATCCTGCACCTGGCCCTGCTGCTGCTGGCGCTCACGCTGGGCGTCGTGGTGATCGCGGTGGTGTTCAATACCATCCGCCTGCAGGTGCTGACGCAGAAGGAAGAAATCAGCGTGTCGAAGCTGCTGGGGGCGACCGACAATTTCATCCATCGCCCCTTCTATTACACCGGCGGCCTGCTCGGCCTGTGCGCGGGCGTGGTGGCACTCGGCGCCGTGGCGCTGTCCCTGCGGCCGTTGAACGGCGCCATTGCGGATTTTGCGAAACTGTATGCCTCGGAATTCCAGCTGGTGCCGCTCGGCGTGCTGGAAAGCACGGGAGTGCTGGCGATCAGCGCGGGCCTCGGCCTGATCGGCGCGATGCTGTCGGTGCAGCGGCACCTGGCGCGCGTCCGGTAA
- a CDS encoding manganese efflux pump MntP — translation MTFTALVFLALAMSTDAFAAAIAKGAALRNPGLPQALRIGLLFGCIETITPIIGWALGSLAADAIRQWDHWIAFFLLLGLGGRMLWLSFGDEEEEDERAGSQNFLVLVLTAVATSIDAMAVGVGLAFVDVSILHAAGAIGIATTVMVTIGVLLGRRLGAAVGRNAERIGGVVLVLVGTTILIEHLSQ, via the coding sequence ATGACCTTCACCGCCCTCGTATTCCTCGCCCTCGCCATGTCGACCGACGCCTTCGCCGCGGCGATCGCGAAAGGCGCCGCTCTGCGCAATCCCGGCCTGCCGCAGGCGCTGCGGATCGGCCTGCTGTTCGGCTGCATCGAGACCATCACCCCGATCATCGGCTGGGCCTTGGGCTCGCTGGCCGCCGACGCCATCCGCCAGTGGGACCACTGGATCGCCTTCTTCCTGCTGCTGGGCCTGGGCGGGCGCATGCTCTGGCTCTCCTTCGGCGACGAGGAAGAGGAAGACGAGCGCGCCGGCTCGCAGAACTTCCTGGTGCTGGTGCTGACCGCGGTGGCCACCAGCATCGATGCGATGGCGGTCGGGGTCGGGCTGGCGTTCGTCGACGTCTCGATCTTGCATGCGGCGGGGGCGATCGGCATCGCCACCACGGTCATGGTCACCATCGGCGTGCTGCTCGGGCGGCGCCTGGGCGCGGCCGTGGGGCGCAACGCAGAGCGCATCGGCGGGGTCGTGCTGGTGCTGGTCGGTACGACCATCCTGATCGAGCACCTGTCGCAGTAA